The following are from one region of the Prochlorococcus marinus str. SB genome:
- a CDS encoding Ycf34 family protein produces the protein MCICINCKWVDRCITYHDVENNHGVDHICDLPDFKAKKPFIHVNIVKDNNGDYKTDWDVQSCESFENEFGKWSKCNPGMELPV, from the coding sequence ATGTGCATTTGCATCAACTGTAAATGGGTTGATAGATGTATCACTTATCATGATGTTGAGAATAATCATGGTGTTGATCATATTTGTGATCTACCTGATTTTAAAGCAAAAAAACCATTCATTCATGTCAATATAGTTAAAGATAATAATGGTGATTATAAAACTGATTGGGATGTTCAATCTTGTGAAAGTTTTGAAAATGAATTTGGTAAATGGTCTAAGTGTAATCCAGGTATGGAATTACCTGTTTAA
- a CDS encoding CCA tRNA nucleotidyltransferase has product MKNSFHTDHTLIIDELEKSIKFHNLDFMLGFLPKGSYLVGGYIRDIILGRKTEKLDVDIVVPLNAIEIGKKIADNIGSKFIILDKKREVVRIILNNIYIDIANQVSSSIEGDLCSRDFSINSIAFLFDKKSLFDPLNGLKDLEISLLRTHSENNLLNDPLRILRCFRFVSELNFKIDLRLVDFIKKNKRNLYLVAKERITYEIQKIVNGANALDAVLLIKKLNIFDTENLFEDSFFLDLQKINYGELDQEEKDKYLPSFFISQILNVVTLEKLKFSKADIAKTKLLRKWHLFLKNKNIAQLDEFDRFKLHQELEMFLPSFIFYLPQNLQLEWLNRWRDKDDKLFHPSNLVNGDVIKKNLEIKDGPILGELLQYLSKELAYKRLNNFDEAIYKAKRWIEQNAPKCD; this is encoded by the coding sequence ATGAAAAATAGCTTTCACACAGATCATACACTAATAATTGATGAATTAGAAAAAAGTATAAAATTTCATAATTTAGATTTTATGTTAGGTTTTTTACCTAAAGGATCATATTTGGTTGGTGGATACATAAGAGATATTATTTTGGGAAGAAAAACTGAAAAGTTAGATGTTGATATTGTGGTACCTTTAAATGCAATTGAAATTGGTAAAAAGATTGCAGATAATATTGGATCAAAATTTATTATTTTAGATAAAAAAAGAGAAGTAGTAAGAATTATTCTTAACAATATTTATATTGATATTGCTAATCAAGTTTCATCTTCCATAGAAGGAGATTTATGTTCTAGAGACTTTTCGATCAATTCAATTGCTTTTTTATTTGATAAGAAGAGTTTGTTTGATCCATTAAATGGTCTTAAAGATCTTGAGATTTCTTTGCTTAGAACTCATTCTGAAAACAATTTATTAAATGATCCTTTACGAATTTTGAGATGTTTTCGATTTGTTTCAGAATTGAATTTTAAAATTGATTTGAGATTAGTTGATTTTATAAAAAAAAATAAAAGGAACTTATATCTTGTCGCAAAAGAGAGAATTACTTATGAAATACAGAAAATAGTAAATGGAGCAAATGCTCTTGATGCAGTATTGTTGATAAAAAAACTAAATATATTTGATACTGAAAATTTATTTGAAGATTCTTTTTTTTTGGATTTACAGAAAATTAATTATGGAGAACTTGATCAAGAAGAAAAAGATAAATATTTACCATCATTTTTTATTTCTCAAATCTTAAATGTTGTAACTTTAGAGAAACTGAAATTTAGTAAAGCTGATATTGCAAAAACTAAGTTATTGCGAAAATGGCATCTTTTCTTGAAAAACAAAAATATCGCTCAGTTAGATGAATTTGACAGATTTAAATTACATCAAGAATTAGAAATGTTTCTTCCATCTTTTATTTTTTATTTACCTCAAAACTTACAATTAGAATGGCTTAATAGATGGCGTGACAAAGATGATAAATTATTTCATCCCTCAAACTTAGTTAATGGTGATGTAATTAAAAAAAATTTGGAAATCAAGGATGGACCTATCTTGGGAGAGCTTTTACAGTATCTTTCTAAAGAACTTGCGTATAAGAGATTGAATAATTTTGATGAAGCTATTTATAAAGCAAAGCGATGGATTGAACAAAATGCGCCAAAATGTGATTAA
- the radA gene encoding DNA repair protein RadA: protein MSSKLSTFICQNCGSETSQYFGRCLNCNSWNSIVEEIKSKRSKYQEIKTLKNNKKSIPFSEISSRKISRFTSGFREFDRVLGGGIVPGSVVLLGGEPGIGKSTIVLQSAGKISLNEKVLYITAEESLEQVKIRWERLNQNSIDLQIFAETNLSLIIEEIKRVNPSFAIIDSIQAIHNHEMQSSPGSVSQVRECSSELQNLAKDNNIALLIIGHVTKDGALAGPKTLEHLVDTVINFEGDNISSHRLLRSIKNRFGSTFEIGIFEMLEEGLREIKNPSSIFTNKENISGVTTTITNEGTRPLAVDIQALVNKTFYSNPRRTTTGISINRLHQILAVIEKHVGIKLSEFDCYIATGGGFEINDPSSDLSIAISILSSLKNIPPLASSSFIGELGLSGQVRKSNNLRTKIEEAARLGIKNIVVPKLEEELNNNFQNLINIKEVSNIKEAVDYSLSK, encoded by the coding sequence ATGTCTAGCAAATTATCTACTTTTATTTGTCAGAATTGCGGATCTGAAACTTCTCAATACTTTGGTAGATGCCTGAATTGCAACTCATGGAATTCCATAGTTGAAGAAATAAAAAGTAAGAGATCTAAATATCAAGAAATAAAAACTTTAAAAAATAATAAAAAATCTATACCTTTTAGCGAGATTTCATCAAGAAAAATATCAAGATTTACAAGTGGTTTTAGAGAATTTGATCGAGTGCTTGGAGGTGGAATAGTACCTGGATCAGTTGTTTTGCTAGGAGGAGAACCAGGAATAGGTAAAAGCACAATAGTTCTTCAATCAGCAGGAAAAATATCTCTTAATGAGAAAGTTTTATATATAACTGCAGAAGAATCTTTAGAACAAGTAAAAATTAGATGGGAAAGATTAAATCAAAATAGTATTGATTTACAAATTTTTGCAGAAACCAATTTATCCCTAATTATTGAAGAAATCAAACGTGTAAATCCAAGTTTCGCAATTATTGATAGTATTCAAGCCATCCATAATCATGAAATGCAAAGTTCTCCAGGATCGGTTTCTCAAGTTAGAGAATGTTCATCTGAATTGCAAAATCTTGCCAAAGACAATAATATTGCTCTTCTTATTATTGGTCATGTAACAAAAGATGGTGCATTAGCTGGCCCTAAAACTCTAGAGCATTTAGTTGATACAGTAATAAACTTTGAAGGAGATAATATTTCCTCACATAGATTACTAAGAAGTATAAAAAATCGATTTGGATCGACCTTCGAGATTGGAATTTTTGAAATGCTTGAGGAGGGTTTAAGAGAGATAAAAAATCCAAGTTCAATTTTTACAAATAAAGAAAACATTTCGGGTGTAACAACTACAATTACAAATGAGGGCACTCGACCATTAGCAGTTGATATACAAGCACTGGTAAATAAAACTTTCTACAGCAACCCAAGACGAACTACAACTGGAATAAGCATAAATAGATTGCATCAAATTCTAGCTGTTATTGAAAAACACGTAGGGATAAAATTATCTGAATTTGATTGTTATATAGCTACTGGTGGTGGTTTTGAGATTAATGATCCATCATCTGACTTAAGTATCGCAATATCAATTTTATCAAGTTTGAAAAATATTCCTCCTTTGGCAAGTAGCTCATTTATTGGAGAATTGGGTTTGAGCGGTCAAGTTAGAAAATCTAATAACCTTCGAACAAAGATAGAAGAAGCTGCAAGACTAGGGATCAAAAATATCGTAGTGCCAAAACTAGAAGAGGAACTAAATAATAATTTTCAAAATTTAATAAATATCAAAGAGGTATCTAATATTAAAGAAGCAGTTGATTATTCTTTATCAAAATAA
- the plsX gene encoding phosphate acyltransferase PlsX, giving the protein MGKETAQKINKSRAIRRLVIWYKRNSAVTSIVDTAASSAATASNVAGNMVSGAGSVVTTASNVAGNVAGNVVSSAESVVNTATSVVSNASSIAKNTLQPLVFDPLKRLQNNDNILDRVEESQSKRIWIAVDGMGGDYAPGPILEGCLEAISRFPINIKFVGKIEKVKNAAEKTGLAELLENEINNNRLELIDSGEPIGMNEEATAVRKRKNASINVAMDLVRNNKAEAVYSAGNSGAMMASAIFRIGRLKGIERPAIGALFPTRDQTRPVLVLDVGANTDCKPSYLHQFALLGNIYAKDVLQVQKPRIGLLNIGEEECKGNDLTLKTFELLSSEKSFDFGGNCEGRDVLSGSFDVVVCDGFTGNILLKFLESVGGVLLDILRSELPRGRRGKVGSAFLKSNLLRIKKRLDHAEHGGALLLGVNGICVIGHGSSKSLSVVSALRLAHSAVNHGVMDNLNQLQKLQVLNS; this is encoded by the coding sequence ATGGGGAAAGAAACAGCGCAAAAAATTAATAAGTCCAGAGCTATTAGAAGATTAGTAATTTGGTACAAAAGAAATTCGGCTGTGACTTCTATAGTCGATACTGCTGCTAGTTCTGCAGCAACCGCTAGTAATGTTGCGGGTAATATGGTTTCTGGTGCAGGATCAGTAGTAACAACAGCTAGCAATGTTGCAGGTAATGTTGCAGGTAATGTAGTTTCAAGTGCTGAATCTGTTGTTAATACTGCTACTAGTGTGGTTTCCAATGCTAGTTCAATAGCTAAAAATACATTACAGCCATTAGTTTTTGATCCATTAAAAAGATTACAAAATAACGATAATATATTAGATAGGGTGGAGGAATCTCAATCTAAAAGAATTTGGATCGCAGTTGATGGGATGGGTGGAGATTATGCTCCTGGCCCAATTCTTGAGGGTTGCCTAGAAGCAATAAGTAGATTTCCAATAAACATAAAGTTTGTCGGCAAAATTGAAAAAGTTAAAAATGCAGCAGAAAAAACTGGTTTAGCAGAATTATTAGAAAATGAAATAAATAATAATCGTCTTGAATTAATTGATAGTGGAGAGCCTATTGGCATGAATGAAGAAGCTACCGCGGTAAGAAAAAGGAAAAATGCAAGCATAAACGTTGCAATGGATTTAGTGAGAAATAATAAAGCTGAAGCTGTCTACTCAGCGGGTAATTCAGGCGCCATGATGGCTTCTGCCATATTTAGAATTGGAAGATTGAAAGGGATTGAGAGACCTGCTATAGGAGCATTGTTTCCAACAAGGGATCAAACTCGCCCAGTATTAGTTTTAGATGTCGGTGCAAATACTGACTGTAAGCCATCTTATCTGCATCAATTTGCTCTTCTAGGTAATATTTATGCAAAAGATGTCCTACAAGTACAAAAACCAAGAATTGGTCTTTTAAATATTGGAGAAGAAGAATGTAAAGGTAATGATTTAACCCTAAAAACATTTGAATTATTATCTTCTGAAAAAAGTTTTGATTTTGGAGGTAATTGTGAAGGACGAGATGTTTTATCAGGTAGTTTCGACGTGGTAGTCTGTGATGGATTTACTGGAAATATATTATTGAAATTTCTTGAATCTGTGGGAGGAGTTTTATTAGATATTTTGCGATCTGAGCTGCCTCGTGGAAGGCGGGGGAAAGTTGGTTCAGCTTTTTTAAAAAGTAATCTACTCAGAATTAAGAAAAGGTTAGATCATGCCGAACATGGAGGAGCTTTATTACTTGGGGTGAATGGTATTTGCGTTATTGGTCATGGAAGTAGCAAATCTTTATCAGTAGTTAGTGCTCTTCGCTTGGCTCACTCTGCAGTGAATCATGGTGTAATGGACAATTTAAATCAACTGCAAAAGCTTCAAGTTTTAAATTCATAA
- a CDS encoding lysophospholipid acyltransferase family protein: protein MKNDVFQKLIYQLVSKLFVLPIYKFVFRGYLIGRENIPQKNSFIMVSNHGSLLDPPLLGHALGRNISFMAKAELFKVPLLGFIIKACGAYPVKRGIVDKNTIKTACKKLSNDNCIGIFIDGTRQKNGLVNRPKQGAALLAYKNQKLLLPVAIVNSHRLIRFKFFIPLFSKIVIKVGKPVQPPHSSSRDDLNSVTISLQDKINNLLG from the coding sequence ATGAAAAATGATGTTTTTCAAAAATTAATCTATCAATTAGTTAGCAAACTTTTTGTATTGCCAATTTATAAATTTGTATTTAGAGGTTATTTAATAGGTAGAGAAAATATTCCACAAAAAAATTCTTTTATAATGGTTTCTAATCATGGTTCTTTGCTTGACCCTCCTTTGTTAGGACATGCTCTTGGACGTAATATATCTTTCATGGCCAAGGCCGAGCTATTTAAAGTACCTTTACTTGGTTTTATTATCAAGGCTTGTGGAGCTTATCCTGTAAAAAGAGGAATTGTTGATAAGAATACCATTAAAACAGCATGTAAAAAATTATCAAATGATAATTGTATTGGAATATTTATTGATGGTACGCGTCAAAAAAATGGTCTAGTGAACAGGCCCAAACAAGGTGCAGCATTATTAGCTTATAAAAATCAAAAATTATTATTGCCTGTTGCAATAGTTAATTCTCATAGACTAATAAGATTTAAATTCTTTATTCCTTTGTTTTCAAAAATAGTGATTAAAGTAGGAAAACCTGTTCAACCTCCACATAGTTCATCAAGAGATGATCTAAATTCTGTAACAATATCCCTTCAAGATAAAATTAATAATTTGCTTGGATAA
- a CDS encoding phytoene synthase, with translation MKNSISQLDQAYEICRKETQKWAKTFYLGTLLLPVEKRKAIWAIYVWCRRTDEIMDSLEASTKSQDELAENLNVWEENTKNVFKGNIKSELDAVLLDTIEKYPQSIQPYLDMIDGQRMDLNKFRYKDFDELKLYCYRVAGTVGLMTQNVMGIDSAYTSAPWSAKPDPSEAAIALGIANQLTNILRDVGEDRQRGRIYLPQEDIEKFNYSEDKLLKGEINKQWKALMKFQLTRARDWFQKSEDGIKWLSSDARWPVWTSLRLYRGILDSIERLDYDVFNNRAFVKNSVKAFEIPISFLISRIK, from the coding sequence TTGAAAAATTCAATTTCTCAACTAGATCAAGCATATGAGATATGCCGAAAAGAAACCCAAAAATGGGCTAAAACCTTTTACTTGGGAACCCTTCTGCTACCTGTAGAGAAAAGAAAAGCTATTTGGGCTATTTATGTTTGGTGTAGAAGAACAGATGAAATAATGGATAGCTTAGAAGCTTCAACAAAATCGCAAGATGAACTTGCAGAAAATTTAAATGTATGGGAAGAAAATACAAAGAATGTTTTTAAAGGCAACATTAAATCGGAATTAGATGCCGTTCTACTAGACACCATCGAAAAATATCCACAAAGTATTCAACCATATCTAGACATGATAGATGGCCAGAGAATGGATCTTAATAAATTTAGATACAAAGATTTTGATGAATTAAAACTCTATTGTTATAGAGTAGCAGGGACAGTTGGTTTGATGACTCAGAACGTCATGGGCATTGATAGTGCTTACACATCCGCTCCATGGAGTGCCAAACCTGACCCCTCAGAAGCCGCTATAGCTTTAGGTATAGCTAATCAATTAACAAATATTTTAAGAGATGTCGGCGAAGATAGGCAAAGAGGTAGAATTTATCTTCCTCAAGAAGATATTGAAAAATTTAATTATTCTGAAGACAAACTTTTAAAAGGTGAAATAAACAAACAATGGAAAGCACTAATGAAATTTCAATTAACCAGGGCTCGCGATTGGTTCCAGAAATCTGAAGATGGAATCAAATGGTTATCTTCTGACGCAAGATGGCCTGTTTGGACATCCTTACGTCTTTACAGAGGAATATTAGATTCTATAGAAAGGCTAGACTATGATGTGTTTAATAATAGAGCTTTTGTAAAAAATTCAGTAAAAGCTTTTGAAATTCCTATATCTTTTTTAATTTCTCGAATTAAATGA
- a CDS encoding molecular chaperone, which produces MTIKLKQRENYPTLVIHSTDNSFGFGYRKNNTLESDELFIKKFDNDLCNNLINDLNKFISKENLQKINKLSVSIGPANFNASRLIVVLARTISQQINCPLDSFSSFEIMAKRIASKNNIFTNKKSFWIYKKLKRKGFIAGKYEIYHKEKNSSDLVIREIVLPKVIKELDCKELTFEASYDDKEDLKELLNLANKNFLNSNLDSWRKVLPLYPISPIN; this is translated from the coding sequence ATGACAATTAAACTTAAACAAAGAGAAAATTACCCTACATTAGTAATCCATAGCACAGACAATTCATTTGGCTTTGGGTATAGAAAAAACAATACCCTAGAATCTGATGAATTATTTATCAAAAAATTTGATAATGACCTTTGCAACAATTTAATTAATGATCTTAACAAATTCATTTCAAAAGAAAATTTACAAAAAATAAATAAGTTGTCTGTCAGCATCGGGCCTGCAAATTTTAATGCTTCACGACTTATTGTGGTTTTAGCAAGAACTATCTCACAACAAATAAATTGTCCTCTAGACAGTTTTAGTTCATTTGAAATAATGGCAAAAAGAATTGCATCAAAAAATAATATCTTTACAAACAAAAAATCATTTTGGATTTATAAAAAATTAAAACGAAAGGGTTTTATTGCAGGTAAATATGAAATTTATCATAAAGAAAAAAACTCCTCGGATCTTGTTATTCGAGAAATAGTTTTACCAAAAGTTATTAAAGAACTTGATTGCAAAGAACTTACTTTTGAGGCTAGTTATGATGATAAAGAAGATTTAAAAGAGCTATTAAACTTAGCAAATAAAAATTTCTTAAATTCAAATTTAGATTCTTGGAGAAAAGTTTTGCCTCTTTACCCCATTTCTCCAATTAACTAA
- a CDS encoding beta-ketoacyl-ACP synthase III: MEGINFNQIGVSFKGSGSYVPDQILTNQKISQKVDTSNEWIQSRTGISERRISGVKDNVTEMGYKAALTAVEMANWDIKTIDLIVLATSTPHDLFGSAPSIQAKLGAVNAVAFDLTAACSGFLFALITASQFLKGGSFKRAIVIGADQLSSFVDWNDRRSCILFGDGAGALAIEATNEFDNFIGFDMRTDGGRGSFLNLPSKKNKDSIVDEIDFLSGGFSPIQMNGQEVYKFAVKEVPLILEKLLKKMKYNSDQVDWLLLHQANQRILDSVGERLKIPREKILSNLQKYGNTSAATIPLMMDEAIRDYRIKQNDIIATSGFGAGLSWGAALIKWG; this comes from the coding sequence TTGGAAGGAATAAATTTTAATCAGATTGGAGTGTCATTCAAGGGAAGCGGAAGTTATGTACCTGATCAAATTTTAACCAATCAAAAAATTAGTCAAAAGGTTGATACAAGCAATGAATGGATACAATCAAGAACTGGTATTTCTGAGAGAAGAATCTCTGGTGTAAAAGATAATGTTACTGAGATGGGTTATAAGGCTGCTCTAACTGCTGTAGAAATGGCTAATTGGGATATTAAAACGATTGATTTAATTGTTTTAGCTACTTCTACTCCGCATGATTTATTTGGATCAGCCCCATCAATTCAAGCTAAATTAGGGGCAGTTAATGCTGTAGCTTTCGATTTAACTGCAGCTTGTAGTGGTTTTTTATTTGCCCTAATAACAGCCTCACAATTTTTAAAAGGGGGTAGTTTTAAAAGGGCTATTGTTATTGGAGCAGATCAATTATCAAGTTTTGTTGATTGGAACGATAGAAGAAGTTGTATTCTCTTTGGAGATGGTGCCGGTGCATTAGCAATAGAAGCCACAAATGAATTTGATAATTTTATAGGTTTTGATATGAGAACTGATGGTGGAAGGGGTTCTTTTCTTAATCTTCCATCAAAAAAGAATAAGGATTCAATAGTTGATGAAATTGACTTTTTAAGTGGAGGTTTTTCTCCAATTCAGATGAATGGTCAGGAAGTTTATAAATTCGCAGTTAAAGAAGTTCCCCTAATTCTTGAAAAGTTGTTGAAAAAAATGAAATATAATTCTGATCAAGTTGATTGGCTCTTGCTGCATCAAGCTAATCAAAGAATATTAGATTCTGTAGGAGAAAGGTTAAAAATTCCCAGAGAAAAGATTCTTAGTAATTTACAAAAATATGGCAATACGTCAGCAGCAACAATTCCACTAATGATGGATGAGGCTATTAGGGATTATAGAATTAAACAAAATGATATTATTGCTACAAGTGGTTTCGGTGCTGGGTTAAGTTGGGGTGCAGCCCTAATTAAATGGGGTTAA
- a CDS encoding RNA recognition motif domain-containing protein yields MSIRIYIGNLPQGFNPKEFDTLLKSVSDSIRFKAVLDKETKECRGFGFATSNNEDNANLLIQKLNGFEFNGSKLRVELSEKKDSASNKRNSGKSNKNKKRKDFKKIVHSDAPNLEAPDPRWAGELSKLKDLLANQKTPA; encoded by the coding sequence ATGAGTATTCGCATTTACATTGGCAATTTACCACAAGGATTTAATCCAAAAGAATTTGATACACTTTTAAAGTCAGTTTCTGACTCGATTAGATTTAAGGCAGTTTTAGATAAGGAAACTAAGGAATGCAGGGGATTTGGTTTTGCAACTTCAAATAATGAAGATAATGCTAATTTATTAATTCAAAAATTAAATGGTTTTGAATTTAATGGTTCTAAATTAAGAGTAGAGCTATCAGAAAAGAAAGATTCTGCTTCAAATAAAAGAAATAGTGGAAAATCAAATAAGAATAAGAAGAGGAAAGACTTTAAGAAAATTGTTCACAGTGATGCTCCTAATTTAGAAGCTCCTGATCCAAGATGGGCAGGAGAACTATCTAAATTAAAAGATTTGTTGGCTAACCAGAAGACTCCTGCTTAG
- the rpaB gene encoding response regulator transcription factor RpaB: MALSSQTKETILVADDEASIRRILETRLSMIGYKVVTASDGKEALKLFKDYEPDLVVLDVMMPKLDGYGVCQELRKDSDVPIVMLTALGDVADRITGLELGADDYVVKPFSPKELEARIRCVLRRIDKEQIPGMPNSGLILVTDIKIDTNRRQVFKSDERIRLTGMEFSLLELLVSRSGEPFSRGEILKEVWGYTPERHVDTRVVDVHISRLRSKLEADPANPELILTARGTGYLFQRIVDIAPFDGK, translated from the coding sequence ATGGCTCTATCTAGTCAAACTAAAGAAACTATACTTGTAGCTGATGACGAGGCAAGTATTAGAAGAATTCTGGAGACACGTCTCTCCATGATTGGCTACAAAGTTGTAACTGCAAGTGATGGCAAAGAAGCACTAAAGTTGTTTAAAGATTATGAACCTGATTTAGTAGTGCTCGACGTCATGATGCCAAAGTTAGATGGTTATGGAGTTTGTCAAGAGTTAAGGAAAGATTCTGATGTTCCAATTGTGATGTTAACTGCATTAGGAGATGTTGCAGATAGGATAACAGGTTTAGAATTAGGTGCTGATGATTACGTAGTAAAACCATTTAGCCCAAAGGAATTAGAAGCTAGAATTAGATGCGTTCTTAGGAGAATCGACAAAGAGCAAATTCCTGGAATGCCTAATTCAGGATTAATTTTGGTTACGGATATAAAAATTGATACAAATCGAAGACAAGTTTTTAAAAGTGATGAGAGAATTAGATTAACTGGTATGGAATTTAGTCTTTTAGAGCTTTTGGTGAGTAGGTCAGGAGAGCCATTTAGTAGAGGAGAAATTTTGAAAGAAGTTTGGGGATATACTCCTGAGAGGCATGTAGATACAAGAGTTGTCGATGTTCATATATCAAGATTAAGATCCAAACTGGAGGCTGATCCAGCAAATCCAGAATTGATATTGACAGCAAGGGGTACAGGATATCTTTTCCAGCGGATTGTCGATATTGCTCCTTTTGATGGTAAATAA
- a CDS encoding photosystem I assembly protein Ycf3 — protein sequence MPSNQNRDNFIDKAFTVIAESIVKIMPIAEKEKKAYIYYRDGLAAQNNGDYSEALEYYKESLLLEENKIDRGETLKNMAIIYMSNGEEDLSIETYEKALVENPKQPSCLKNIGLIYEKRGRYAEQNGDLDQRDIWFDKAAEVWSKAVRLYPGGYLDIENWLKNSGRSSIDMYL from the coding sequence GTGCCTAGTAATCAAAACAGAGACAATTTTATTGATAAAGCATTTACTGTAATTGCTGAATCTATTGTAAAAATAATGCCTATCGCAGAGAAAGAAAAAAAGGCATATATTTATTATAGAGATGGTTTAGCTGCACAAAATAATGGGGATTATTCAGAAGCATTAGAGTATTACAAAGAGAGCTTACTGCTTGAAGAAAATAAAATTGATAGGGGTGAGACTTTAAAAAATATGGCAATTATATATATGAGTAACGGTGAAGAGGATTTGTCTATTGAAACTTATGAAAAAGCATTAGTAGAAAATCCCAAACAGCCATCATGTCTTAAAAATATAGGTTTAATTTATGAAAAAAGGGGAAGATATGCTGAGCAAAATGGTGATTTAGATCAGAGAGATATTTGGTTTGATAAAGCTGCTGAGGTCTGGTCTAAAGCAGTGAGGCTTTATCCAGGTGGGTATCTAGATATTGAGAATTGGTTAAAAAACTCAGGGAGAAGCTCAATTGATATGTATCTTTGA
- the fabD gene encoding ACP S-malonyltransferase: MTVAWVFPGQGSQKIGMAKQIENLPSTKKRFSYASEIFERNLFEICELNSDPTNPLNDLNNTRNTQICLFLVESILLDALKENGFKPNYVAGHSLGEITALYSADVFSFEDCVSLIKVRSQLMVNAGKGSMAAVIGFDRNELDLLVKKSENVVIANDNSSSQVVLSGSNEELDNLSKEISCKRFLKLNVSGAFHSPFMDEPAVKFSEYLKQIKFKNPSFPVISNYEPSLCDDPNELKTRLENQMCNGVRWRETMDLMAKDNDLHFVEIGPSNVLSGLAKRHIKDLKISQVSSSSQINY, encoded by the coding sequence ATGACAGTTGCATGGGTATTCCCTGGACAGGGTTCGCAAAAAATTGGAATGGCAAAACAAATTGAAAATTTGCCGAGCACAAAAAAGAGGTTTAGTTATGCTTCTGAGATATTTGAGAGAAATTTATTTGAAATTTGCGAGTTGAATTCTGATCCAACAAATCCTCTTAATGATTTAAACAATACAAGAAATACACAAATCTGTCTTTTTTTGGTTGAATCAATTTTATTAGATGCCTTAAAAGAAAATGGTTTTAAACCAAATTATGTTGCTGGGCATAGTCTGGGAGAAATAACAGCATTATATTCTGCCGATGTTTTTTCATTCGAAGATTGTGTATCACTAATTAAAGTAAGATCTCAATTAATGGTAAATGCCGGGAAAGGATCTATGGCAGCAGTAATTGGTTTTGATAGAAATGAACTTGATTTGTTAGTCAAAAAAAGTGAAAATGTTGTAATTGCTAATGATAATAGCTCTTCCCAAGTTGTCTTATCAGGATCTAATGAAGAGTTAGACAATTTATCGAAAGAAATTTCTTGTAAAAGATTCCTAAAATTAAATGTTTCAGGTGCATTCCATTCACCATTCATGGATGAGCCTGCAGTTAAATTTTCTGAGTATTTAAAACAGATTAAGTTTAAAAATCCTTCTTTCCCAGTAATTAGTAATTATGAACCTTCATTATGTGATGATCCTAATGAGCTTAAAACTAGATTGGAAAATCAAATGTGTAATGGCGTAAGGTGGCGAGAAACTATGGATTTAATGGCAAAAGATAATGATCTACATTTTGTTGAAATTGGCCCATCAAATGTGCTTAGCGGTTTAGCAAAAAGACACATTAAAGATTTAAAAATTTCTCAAGTTTCATCTTCCAGTCAAATAAATTATTAA